The sequence CGCTGGATGCCGCGCTCGGCCGCCGCGATAACGTCCGGGAGGGTGTCGCCGGCGAGGTTGGCCAGCTCCAGGCCCTTGAGGCTGGACCACAGCGCCTCGACCGGGTTCAGTTCGGGCGCGTAGCCGGGCAGTGGCTCCACCACCAGCCAGTGCCGCTGACGGTGGAGCCAGGCCCGCATGGCCAGGCTGCGGTGGGCGGGCAGCCCGTCCCATACCAAGGTCGCCTTCTGCCCGCCAAGGAAGCGGCGCAGCCCTTCCAGCGCGCTGATCAGGGTCTCGGTGTCGTAGGCGCCGACCTGATGGTGGAAGGCCAGGGCCGCACCACCACCCAGGGAGCCGTAGCACAGCCCGGCGGCCATCGATGCCCGCCTCCACTTGTATCGGTGGCGGATGACCGGGGTGTGCCCACGCGGCGCCCAGGTCCGGCGCGTCGCCGGCAGCAGCGAGGCGCCCGACTCGTCCCAGAACACGATCACCGCGCGCCGGCGGCGGGCGTTGCGGCAGATCCTAAGGCCAGTCCTCGGCCACCCAGCGGGCAATCGCCTGCTCGTCGCGCTCGACCGCGCGGCGGGCCGGGCGCTGCAGCCGCCAGCCCATGCGGCGTAGCAGCTTCCAGGTGTGCCCGGGATGGTAGGCGACGCCGGTCAGCCGCTGGATCACGGTGGTGATGCGGGCCAGGGTCCAGTGGTCGGTGTCGAAGCCGTGGGCGTGGGCGCCCTGGCGCAGCGCCTTGTCCAGCTCGTGGCGTTGCTGGTCCGAAAGGCGCGGCGCCGGCCCGGTGGGGCCGCGGCTGGCCAGCGCCGGCAGTCCGCCCGCCTGCCAGCGGGCGTGCCAGCGGCTGACGTTCTGGCGGGCGATGCCCAGCTGGTGGGCGACCTCGGCTTGGGTGTGGCCGGCGGCAAACAGCGCCCCGGCCTGCAGGCGGACGCCTTCGAAGGCTTGGCGGTCGCGCGGACCGCGGGCGTTGCGGCGATAAGCGGTTGGTCTCATCCGGCCATGCTGCCAGGAGAGACCTGATCATGTCACCGGAACGAGCGAACCTCTGTAAGTGGTGGTACAGCTCCCGGTGCGTCGCGGTGACCGCCTCAAGGTGCTGGACGGTGGCCCGGTCGACTCGGGTCGGGCGCCCAACCGCCAGCGAGAACCGATCCAGCTCATCTGGACCGCCGATGTCGAGGACGGTCTCCATGGTGGCGGTGCCGACCAGCGCGGTGACCTGGCGCATGAACTCCCGGCGGGTTCCCACGTCGAGTATGTCCTCCTGGAACCCGAGCTCGGCCGGGTCCTTGTCCAAGACCTCACACAGCCGCTGCTGGTGCCCGAGCGTCGGCTGCTGCCGGCCGTTCTCCCACCGGCTGAGGGTGGTCTCGCTCACCCCGAGCTCGGCGGCGAGTCTTGCCGCCTTCCAGCCC comes from Actinomycetota bacterium and encodes:
- a CDS encoding IS630 family transposase, whose product is MPAGWPRTGLRICRNARRRRAVIVFWDESGASLLPATRRTWAPRGHTPVIRHRYKWRRASMAAGLCYGSLGGGAALAFHHQVGAYDTETLISALEGLRRFLGGQKATLVWDGLPAHRSLAMRAWLHRQRHWLVVEPLPGYAPELNPVEALWSSLKGLELANLAGDTLPDVIAAAERGIQRIRGTHHLAYSFLRHCGLSLW
- a CDS encoding winged helix-turn-helix domain-containing protein; translated protein: MRPTAYRRNARGPRDRQAFEGVRLQAGALFAAGHTQAEVAHQLGIARQNVSRWHARWQAGGLPALASRGPTGPAPRLSDQQRHELDKALRQGAHAHGFDTDHWTLARITTVIQRLTGVAYHPGHTWKLLRRMGWRLQRPARRAVERDEQAIARWVAEDWP